A genomic region of Podarcis raffonei isolate rPodRaf1 chromosome 13, rPodRaf1.pri, whole genome shotgun sequence contains the following coding sequences:
- the SEPTIN1 gene encoding septin-1 isoform X1: protein MMDKDYVGFATLPTQVHRKSVKKGFDFTLMVAGESGLGKSTLVNSLFLTDLYKDRILPDAQGRIPQTLEIVKHAVDIEERGVKVKLTVIDTPGFGDAVDNTECWKPIAHYIDSQFEQYFRDESGLDRKNIQDGRVHCCLYVLSPFGHGLRPLDIVFLRAIHDKVNIVPVIGKADSLTPTEVKRKKEKIRQELEENGINIYEFPDCDSDEDEEFKAQDAEMKQSIPFAVIGSSQVVKESKDKVFRGRQYPWGTVEVENAAHCDFLKLRNMLIQTHMQDLKDVTHEVHYENYRAQCIQSLTRPGARDRSSRAKLSRQSATELPLLPLAETEKLIREKDEELRRMQEMLQKMQAQMLQSKGEQCDL, encoded by the exons ATGATG GACAAAGATTACGTTGGATTTGCAACTCTGCCCACCCAAGTCCACAGAAAGTCCGTAAAGAAGGGGTTCGATTTCACTCTGATGGTTGCAG GAGAATCTGGGCTGGGAAAATCCACTCTTGTCAATAGCCTCTTCTTGACAGATCTATACAAGGACCGGATACTCCCGGATGCGCAAG GCAGGATCCCCCAGACTTTGGAAATTGTCAAGCATGCGGTAGACATTGAAGAAAGGGGGGTGAAAGTGAAATTGACGGTGATCGATACCCCAGGATTTGGAGATGCAGTGGACAACACTGAGTG CTGGAAGCCAATTGCCCACTACATTGATTCCCAGTTTGAGCAGTACTTTCGAGATGAGAGTGGCTTGGACCGCAAGAACATTCAGGATGGGCGTGTCCACTGCTGTCTCTATGTCCTGTCACCCTTTGGACACGG gctccgccccctggacATTGTATTCCTCCGAGCCATCCACGACAAAGTCAATATTGTGCCGGTGATTGGAAAGGCAGACAGCTTGACTCCAACAGAGGTGAAACGCAAGAAAGAGAAG ATCCGGCAGGAGTTAGAGGAAAACGGGATCAATATCTATGAGTTTCCTGACTGTGACTCAGATGAAGACGAAGAGTTCAAAGCTCAGGATGCGGAGATGAAG CAAAGCATCCCCTTTGCTGTAATTGGATCCAGTCAGGTGGTCAAGGAGTCGAAGGACAAAGTGTTCCGGGGACGGCAATATCCTTGGGGGACAGTGGAAG tGGAAAACGCGGCTCACTGCGACTTCCTCAAACTTCGGAACATGCTGATTCAAACCCATATGCAGGACTTAAAGGATGTGACCCACGAAGTCCATTACGAAAACTACCGAGCGCAGTGCATTCAGAGTCTGACCAGACCTGGGGCACGAGACCGCAGCAGCCGCGC GAAACTGTCACGTCAAAGTGCCACTGAGCTGCCACTCCTGCCTCTGGCAGAGACGGAGAAATTAATTCGCGAGAAAGACGAGGAG CTCCGTCGGATGCAGGAAATGCTGCAGAAGATGCAGGCACAGATGCTGCAGAGCAAAGGGGAGCAGTGTGACCTCTGA
- the SEPTIN1 gene encoding septin-1 isoform X2, translated as MVAGESGLGKSTLVNSLFLTDLYKDRILPDAQGRIPQTLEIVKHAVDIEERGVKVKLTVIDTPGFGDAVDNTECWKPIAHYIDSQFEQYFRDESGLDRKNIQDGRVHCCLYVLSPFGHGLRPLDIVFLRAIHDKVNIVPVIGKADSLTPTEVKRKKEKIRQELEENGINIYEFPDCDSDEDEEFKAQDAEMKQSIPFAVIGSSQVVKESKDKVFRGRQYPWGTVEVENAAHCDFLKLRNMLIQTHMQDLKDVTHEVHYENYRAQCIQSLTRPGARDRSSRAATELPLLPLAETEKLIREKDEELRRMQEMLQKMQAQMLQSKGEQCDL; from the exons ATGGTTGCAG GAGAATCTGGGCTGGGAAAATCCACTCTTGTCAATAGCCTCTTCTTGACAGATCTATACAAGGACCGGATACTCCCGGATGCGCAAG GCAGGATCCCCCAGACTTTGGAAATTGTCAAGCATGCGGTAGACATTGAAGAAAGGGGGGTGAAAGTGAAATTGACGGTGATCGATACCCCAGGATTTGGAGATGCAGTGGACAACACTGAGTG CTGGAAGCCAATTGCCCACTACATTGATTCCCAGTTTGAGCAGTACTTTCGAGATGAGAGTGGCTTGGACCGCAAGAACATTCAGGATGGGCGTGTCCACTGCTGTCTCTATGTCCTGTCACCCTTTGGACACGG gctccgccccctggacATTGTATTCCTCCGAGCCATCCACGACAAAGTCAATATTGTGCCGGTGATTGGAAAGGCAGACAGCTTGACTCCAACAGAGGTGAAACGCAAGAAAGAGAAG ATCCGGCAGGAGTTAGAGGAAAACGGGATCAATATCTATGAGTTTCCTGACTGTGACTCAGATGAAGACGAAGAGTTCAAAGCTCAGGATGCGGAGATGAAG CAAAGCATCCCCTTTGCTGTAATTGGATCCAGTCAGGTGGTCAAGGAGTCGAAGGACAAAGTGTTCCGGGGACGGCAATATCCTTGGGGGACAGTGGAAG tGGAAAACGCGGCTCACTGCGACTTCCTCAAACTTCGGAACATGCTGATTCAAACCCATATGCAGGACTTAAAGGATGTGACCCACGAAGTCCATTACGAAAACTACCGAGCGCAGTGCATTCAGAGTCTGACCAGACCTGGGGCACGAGACCGCAGCAGCCGCGC TGCCACTGAGCTGCCACTCCTGCCTCTGGCAGAGACGGAGAAATTAATTCGCGAGAAAGACGAGGAG CTCCGTCGGATGCAGGAAATGCTGCAGAAGATGCAGGCACAGATGCTGCAGAGCAAAGGGGAGCAGTGTGACCTCTGA